The Novosphingobium resinovorum nucleotide sequence ACACGCAGCGCAGCGCTGCTTGAACAGGACGGCACCTTCGTCGGCGGAGACCGCCGTGGATCCCAGGCCTATCAGGAAGACGAATGAGGTCGCCGCAAGGCGAAGAAGCGTCATGGATATGCTCCGATACTGTGGTGACAATAGGCGGGGACGCGCAAGCGTCAGTCGAAGGCGCGACGCTCCTGATGGATCGCGGCGACCAGACGGTCGAGTTCGGCCGTGGTATTGAACAACGCCGGCGTCACGCGCAGCCCGGCGCCCGATGCCAGCCCCGCCTTGGCGACCACGAGCAGCTTGTGCTTCTCTACGAACAAGGCCTGCGCCGCCTTAGCCTTCGCGGGGCTGTCCATGCCGGGGAGCCTGAAAGCGCTGATGGCCCCGTAATTGCCTGGCTCATCCGGCAGCATCAGCTGCAGGCCGGGCACGTCCCGCACGCGCGTGACCCAGTAGTCCCGCAAAGCCTTGAGATGCGAGAACTTCTGCTCGATGCCCATGGCAGCCTGAACCTCCAGCGCGGCCGGGATCGTCAGGCGCGCCGCAAAATCGACAGTGCCGCTGGGAATGCGCGAACGAATCTCGTCCGCCGAATATATCCGGTTGCCCAGCCACGGCTCGATGTCGCCGAGGCGCGACTTGCGGATGTAGATGCCACCCGTACCAAGCGGCGCCGCAACCCACTTGTGAAGCGAGAAGCCGATAAAGTCAGCGCCGGTATCGGCGACGTTGAACGGCATCTGACCGACCGCCTGCGCGCTGTCCAGTATCACGTCGATCCCGCGTGCCTTGGCCATCGCGACGATTTCCTTGACCGGCGGGATCAACCCGTTGCGGTTAGACACGTGGGTGACGAGCAGCAGCTTCGCGCGCGGCGTTTCCTTCAGCACTTTCTCGTAGGCAGCCAGGATATTCGCCCGAGTATGCGGTTCCGGCAGCGAAAATCGCACGACCCGCGCACCCCGGCTCTTCTCGAGATAATCCATTGCGTATTGCATCTCGTCGTAGTCGGCATCGCAGTAGATCACCGCATCGCCGGCCTTGAGCAGCGCATAATTGGTAATCAGGGC carries:
- a CDS encoding aminotransferase class V-fold PLP-dependent enzyme, whose product is MTNRRQFLAGAGAVSAGTLLAGHALATPAQAGVRGSLLGGGLSFAQTQQRLAALYDIDRSIVNFDAAYYGAMTKSVHAAYLDKVAWVNRYNSTFLRSGVPDMPRDQELDKSRQAVADLIGASLEEVALSGGGTEGLYALITNYALLKAGDAVIYCDADYDEMQYAMDYLEKSRGARVVRFSLPEPHTRANILAAYEKVLKETPRAKLLLVTHVSNRNGLIPPVKEIVAMAKARGIDVILDSAQAVGQMPFNVADTGADFIGFSLHKWVAAPLGTGGIYIRKSRLGDIEPWLGNRIYSADEIRSRIPSGTVDFAARLTIPAALEVQAAMGIEQKFSHLKALRDYWVTRVRDVPGLQLMLPDEPGNYGAISAFRLPGMDSPAKAKAAQALFVEKHKLLVVAKAGLASGAGLRVTPALFNTTAELDRLVAAIHQERRAFD